In one Balaenoptera musculus isolate JJ_BM4_2016_0621 chromosome 20, mBalMus1.pri.v3, whole genome shotgun sequence genomic region, the following are encoded:
- the CCR7 gene encoding C-C chemokine receptor type 7, giving the protein MDPGKPMKNVLVVALLVIFQVCLCQDEVTDDYIGDNTTVDYTLYESVCFKKDVRNFKAWFLPVMYSIICFMGLLGNGLVMLTYIYFKRLKTMTDTYLLNLAVADILFLLTLPFWAYSAAKSWVFGVHVCKLIFGIYKISFFSGMLLLLCISIDRYVAIVQAVSAHRHRARVLLISKLSCVGIWMLAVVLSTPELLYSGIQKSSSEQALRCSLITEHVEALITIQVAQMVVGFLIPLVAMSFCYLLIVRTLLQARNFERNKAIKVIIAVVVVFVAFQLPYNGVVLAQTVANFNITSGTSCELSKQLNIAYDVTYSLACIRCCVNPFLYAFIGVKFRSDLFKLFKDLGCLSQERLRQWSACRHARRSSMSVEAETTTTFSP; this is encoded by the coding sequence GTATGCCTGTGCCAGGATGAGGTCACGGACGATTACATCGGAGACAACACCACAGTGGACTACACGCTGTACGAGTCCGTGTGCTTCAAGAAGGACGTGCGGAACTTTAAAGCCTGGTTCCTCCCGGTCATGTACTCCATCATTTGCTTCATGGGCCTGCTGGGCAACGGGCTGGTCATGCTGACCTACATCTACTTCAAGAGGCTCAAGACCATGACCGATACCTACCTGCTCAACCTGGCCGTGGCGGACATCCTCTTCCTCCTGACCCTTCCCTTCTGGGCGTACAGCGCGGCCAAGTCCTGGGTCTTCGGGGTCCACGTTTGCAAGCTCATCTTTGGCATCTACAAGATAAGCTTCTTCAGCGGCATGCTCCTGCTCCTGTGCATCAGCATTGACCGCTACGTCGCCATCGTCCAGGCCGTCTCGGCCCACCGCCACCGTGCCCGCGTCCTTCTCATCAGCAAGCTCTCCTGCGTGGGCATCTGGATGTTGGCCGTGGTGCTCTCCACCCCGGAGCTGCTGTACAGCGGCATCCAGAAGAGCAGCAGTGAGCAAGCGCTGCGGTGCTCCCTCATCACCGAGCACGTGGAGGCCCTGATCACCATCCAGGTGGCCCAGATGGTGGTAGGCTTTCTGATCCCCCTGGTGGCCATGAGCTTCTGCTACCTCCTCATTGTCCGCACCCTGCTCCAGGCACGCAACTTCGAGCGCAACAAGGCCATCAAGGTGATCATTGCCGTGGTCGTGGTCTTCGTAGCCTTCCAGCTGCCCTACAACGGGGTGGTCCTGGCCCAGACGGTGGCCAACTTCAACATCACCAGCGGCACCAGCTGCGAACTCAGCAAGCAGCTCAACATCGCCTACGATGTCACCTACAGCCTGGCCTGCATCCGCTGCTGCGTCAACCCTTTCCTGTACGCCTTCATCGGCGTCAAGTTCCGCAGCGACCTCTTCAAGCTCTTCAAGGACCTAGGCTGCCTCAGCCAGGAGCGGCTCCGGCAGTGGTCCGCCTGCCGGCACGCCCGGCGGTCCTCCATGAGCGTGGAGGCTGAGACCACCACCACCTTCTCCCCGTAG